A stretch of the Panicum virgatum strain AP13 chromosome 9N, P.virgatum_v5, whole genome shotgun sequence genome encodes the following:
- the LOC120688835 gene encoding MYB-like transcription factor EOBI, with protein sequence MMKKKGKWSKEEDDLIKNHIEKYGIGHSWQALSNTLGLRRCGRSCRSRWLNYLRPGLKHGNFTPAEERLICEMYSERGSCWSVMAAKLPGRTDLAIKNYWNSTLKKKFPVARPSAAAAFRRRNRPACSTSSDAGTPARDLQLVSYSSEESSTPGSSPAKSVLAGPTPVQAVQLLVPFVAAQPIVAVPISGPVKIEQKHAVVSLPRLGKTPPPPPPPACDQTGERVMDIVCAPMSPVPLSIMEPDELACIYQFDDIASFLPWFDHH encoded by the exons atgatgaagaagaaggggaagtgGTCCAAGGAAGAGGATGACTTGATCAAGAACCACATTGAGAAGTATGGCATTGGCCACAGTTGGCAGGCATTGTCCAACACTTTAG GGCTGCGGCGGTGCGGCCGGAGCTGCCGTTCCCGGTGGCTGAACTACCTCCGCCCGGGCCTGAAGCACGGAAATTTCACGCCGGCGGAGGAGAGGCTCATCTGCGAGATGTACAGCGAGAGGGGGAGCTG CTGGTCCGTCATGGCGGCCAAGCTCCCGGGGAGGACGGACCTCGCTATCAAGAACTACTGGAACAGCACGCTCAAGAAGAAGTTCCCGGTGGCGAGAccgtccgcggccgcggcctTCCGCCGCCGGAACCGCCCGGCCTGCAGCACGTCGTCCGACGCCGGGACACCGGCGCGGGACCTGCAGCTGGTTTCCTACAGCAGCGAGGAGAGCTCCACGCCGGGGTCCAGCCCTGCCAAGTCCGTCTTGGCCGGCCCTACGCCGGTGCAAGCAGTGCAGCTGCTGGTTCCGTTCGTCGCCGCTCAGCCGATCGTGGCGGTCCCGATTAGCGGACCGGTGAAGATCGAGCAAAAGCATGCCGTGGTGAGCCTACCGCGTCTGGggaagacgccgccgccgccaccaccaccggcctGTGATCAGACCGGCGAGAGGGTCATGGATATCGTCTGCGCTCCCATGTCTCCTGTTCCTCTGAGCATCATGGAACCGGATGAGCTGGCCTGCATCTACCAGTTCGATGACATTGCTAGCTTCTTGCCGTGGTTTGATCATCACTAA